The following are encoded in a window of Rhizobium sp. WYJ-E13 genomic DNA:
- the fusA gene encoding elongation factor G, translating into MAREYKIEDYRNFGIMAHIDAGKTTTTERILYYTGKSHKIGEVHDGAATMDWMEQEQERGITITSAATTTFWKGRDGKMRRFNIIDTPGHVDFTIEVERSLRVLDGAIALLDANAGVEPQTETVWRQAEKYNVPRMIFCNKMDKTGADFYRSVEMIKTRLGAIAVVMQLPIGAESDFKGVIDLVEMNALIWRDESLGAQWDVVEIPDDMKAKAEEYREKLIETVVEIDEAAMEAYLEGNMPDNDKIRELVRRGTIDVKFHPMFCGTAFKNKGVQPLLDAVVDYLPSPLDIPAIKGIDFKTEAEIERHADDSEPLSMLAFKIMNDPFVGSLTFARIYSGKLEKGSSVMNTVKDKRERVGRMLQMHSNSREDIEEAFAGDIVALAGLKETTTGDTLCDPLKPVILERMEFPEPVIQIAIEPKSKGDQEKMGLALNRLAAEDPSFRVKTDQESGQTIIAGMGELHLDIIVDRMRREFKVEANVGAPQVAYRETITRQHEEDYTHKKQSGGTGQFARVKIVFEPNPDGDDFKFESKIVGGAVPKEYIPGVQKGIESVLSSGPLAGFPMLGVKATLIDGAFHDVDSSVLAFEIASRACFREAAKKAGAQLLEPMMKVEVVTPEDYVGDVIGDLNSRRGQIQGQESRGVAVVINANVPLANMFKYVDNLRSMSQGRAQYTMTFDHYAPVPSNVATEIQAKYSGQK; encoded by the coding sequence ATGGCTCGCGAATATAAGATCGAAGACTACCGCAATTTCGGTATCATGGCGCACATCGACGCCGGCAAGACCACGACAACCGAGCGTATCCTTTATTACACCGGCAAGTCGCACAAGATCGGTGAAGTCCACGATGGCGCGGCCACGATGGACTGGATGGAGCAGGAGCAGGAACGCGGCATTACGATCACGTCTGCTGCCACCACGACCTTCTGGAAGGGCCGTGACGGCAAGATGCGCCGCTTCAACATCATCGACACTCCCGGCCACGTCGACTTCACCATCGAAGTCGAGCGTTCGCTGCGCGTTCTCGACGGCGCCATCGCGCTGCTCGATGCCAACGCCGGTGTCGAGCCGCAGACGGAAACCGTCTGGCGCCAGGCTGAGAAGTACAACGTTCCGCGCATGATCTTCTGCAACAAGATGGACAAGACCGGTGCGGATTTCTACCGCTCGGTTGAGATGATCAAAACCCGTCTGGGTGCGATCGCTGTCGTCATGCAGCTGCCGATCGGCGCTGAAAGCGACTTCAAGGGCGTTATCGACCTCGTCGAGATGAACGCCCTGATTTGGCGCGACGAATCGCTCGGCGCCCAGTGGGACGTCGTCGAGATCCCGGATGACATGAAGGCCAAGGCTGAAGAATATCGCGAAAAGCTGATCGAGACCGTTGTCGAGATCGACGAAGCCGCGATGGAAGCCTACCTCGAAGGCAACATGCCCGACAACGACAAGATCCGCGAACTCGTTCGTCGCGGTACGATTGACGTCAAGTTCCATCCGATGTTCTGCGGTACGGCTTTCAAGAACAAGGGCGTTCAGCCGCTGCTCGACGCCGTTGTCGACTACCTGCCGTCGCCGCTCGACATTCCCGCGATCAAGGGCATCGACTTCAAGACCGAAGCCGAAATCGAGCGTCATGCAGATGACTCCGAGCCGCTCTCCATGCTCGCGTTTAAGATCATGAACGACCCCTTCGTCGGTTCGCTCACCTTCGCCCGCATCTACTCCGGCAAGCTCGAAAAGGGTTCGTCGGTCATGAACACGGTCAAGGACAAGCGCGAGCGCGTTGGCCGCATGCTGCAGATGCACTCCAACTCGCGTGAAGACATCGAAGAAGCCTTTGCCGGCGATATCGTTGCTCTCGCAGGTCTCAAGGAAACCACCACGGGTGACACGCTCTGCGACCCGCTGAAGCCGGTTATTCTTGAGCGCATGGAGTTCCCGGAGCCGGTCATCCAGATCGCTATCGAGCCGAAGTCCAAGGGCGACCAGGAAAAGATGGGCCTCGCGCTCAACCGCCTGGCAGCCGAAGATCCGTCCTTCCGCGTGAAGACGGACCAGGAATCCGGTCAGACGATCATCGCTGGCATGGGCGAACTGCACCTCGACATCATCGTCGACCGCATGCGCCGTGAGTTCAAGGTTGAAGCAAACGTCGGCGCGCCGCAGGTTGCTTACCGCGAAACCATTACGCGCCAGCACGAAGAAGACTACACGCACAAGAAGCAGTCCGGTGGTACCGGCCAGTTCGCACGCGTCAAGATCGTCTTCGAACCGAACCCGGATGGCGACGACTTCAAGTTCGAATCCAAGATCGTCGGCGGTGCTGTTCCGAAGGAATACATCCCGGGCGTTCAGAAGGGTATCGAAAGCGTTCTGTCTTCCGGTCCGCTGGCTGGCTTCCCGATGCTCGGCGTCAAGGCGACGCTCATCGACGGCGCCTTCCACGACGTCGACTCTTCGGTCCTGGCGTTCGAAATCGCTTCCCGCGCCTGCTTCCGTGAAGCGGCAAAGAAGGCTGGAGCTCAGCTCCTCGAGCCGATGATGAAGGTCGAAGTCGTTACCCCGGAAGACTATGTTGGTGACGTTATCGGCGACCTGAACTCCCGCCGTGGTCAGATCCAGGGTCAGGAAAGCCGCGGCGTCGCCGTTGTCATCAATGCCAACGTCCCGCTGGCCAACATGTTCAAGTACGTCGACAACCTGCGCTCCATGTCGCAGGGCCGTGCTCAGTACACGATGACCTTTGATCACTACGCGCCGGTCCCGTCGAACGTCGCAACCGAAATCCAGGCAAAGTATTCCGGTCAGAAGTGA
- the tuf gene encoding elongation factor Tu, which produces MAKSKFERNKPHVNIGTIGHVDHGKTSLTAAITKYFGEFKAYDQIDAAPEEKARGITISTAHVEYETPNRHYAHVDCPGHADYVKNMITGAAQMDGAILVCSAADGPMPQTREHILLARQVGVPAIVVFLNKVDQVDDAELLELVELEVRELLSSYDFPGDDIPVVKGSALAALEDSDKKIGEDAIRELMAQVDAYIPTPERPIDQPFLMPIEDVFSISGRGTVVTGRVERGIVKVGEEVEIVGIRPTSKTTVTGVEMFRKLLDQGQAGDNIGALVRGVNRDGVERGQILCKPGSVKPHKKFKAEAYILTKEEGGRHTPFFTNYRPQFYFRTTDVTGIVTLPEGTEMVMPGDNVTVDVELIVPIAMEEKLRFAIREGGRTVGAGIVASIVE; this is translated from the coding sequence ATGGCAAAGAGTAAGTTTGAGCGCAACAAGCCGCACGTCAACATTGGCACGATCGGCCACGTTGACCATGGCAAGACGTCTCTGACGGCAGCGATCACGAAGTACTTCGGTGAGTTCAAGGCGTATGACCAGATCGACGCGGCACCGGAAGAAAAGGCGCGCGGCATCACCATTTCGACGGCACACGTCGAGTATGAGACGCCGAACCGCCACTATGCGCACGTCGACTGCCCCGGCCACGCCGACTATGTGAAGAACATGATCACGGGTGCTGCGCAGATGGACGGCGCGATCCTGGTCTGCTCTGCTGCTGATGGCCCCATGCCGCAGACGCGCGAGCACATCCTGCTCGCCCGCCAGGTTGGCGTTCCGGCGATCGTTGTGTTCCTCAACAAGGTCGACCAGGTCGATGACGCCGAGCTTCTCGAGCTCGTCGAACTGGAAGTGCGCGAACTTCTGTCGTCCTACGACTTCCCGGGCGACGACATCCCGGTCGTCAAGGGTTCGGCGCTTGCTGCGCTTGAAGATTCCGACAAGAAGATCGGTGAAGACGCGATCCGCGAGCTGATGGCTCAGGTTGACGCCTACATCCCGACGCCTGAGCGTCCGATCGACCAGCCGTTCCTGATGCCGATCGAAGACGTGTTCTCGATCTCGGGCCGCGGTACGGTTGTGACCGGCCGCGTCGAGCGTGGTATCGTCAAGGTTGGTGAAGAAGTCGAGATCGTCGGCATCCGTCCGACGTCGAAGACGACGGTGACCGGCGTTGAAATGTTCCGCAAGCTGCTCGACCAGGGCCAGGCCGGCGACAACATCGGCGCACTGGTTCGCGGTGTGAACCGTGACGGCGTCGAGCGTGGCCAGATCCTGTGCAAGCCGGGCTCTGTCAAGCCGCACAAGAAGTTCAAGGCCGAAGCCTACATCCTGACGAAGGAAGAAGGCGGCCGTCATACGCCGTTCTTCACGAACTACCGTCCGCAGTTCTACTTCCGCACGACGGACGTGACGGGTATCGTCACACTTCCGGAAGGCACGGAAATGGTCATGCCTGGCGACAACGTCACTGTTGACGTCGAGCTGATCGTTCCGATCGCGATGGAAGAAAAGCTTCGCTTCGCGATCCGCGAAGGCGGCCGCACCGTCGGTGCAGGCATCGTTGCTTCCATCGTCGAGTAA
- the rpsJ gene encoding 30S ribosomal protein S10, translated as MNGQNIRIRLKAFDHRILDASTREIVSTAKRTGASVRGPVPLPTRIEKFTVNRSPHIDKKSREQFEMRTHKRLLDIVDPTPQTVDALMKLDLAAGVDVEIKL; from the coding sequence ATGAACGGCCAAAATATCCGCATTCGCCTGAAGGCGTTCGATCACCGGATTCTCGATGCTTCCACGCGCGAGATCGTGTCGACGGCGAAGCGCACCGGTGCAAGCGTCCGGGGCCCCGTTCCGCTTCCGACCCGCATCGAGAAGTTTACGGTCAACCGGTCCCCGCACATCGACAAGAAGAGCCGCGAACAGTTCGAGATGCGCACGCATAAGCGCCTGCTCGACATCGTAGATCCGACCCCGCAGACGGTGGACGCGCTGATGAAGCTCGATCTCGCCGCAGGTGTCGATGTTGAGATCAAGCTCTGA
- the rplC gene encoding 50S ribosomal protein L3 has translation MRSGVIAQKVGMTRVYNDAGEHVPVTVLRLDGCQVVAQRTVEKNGYTALQLGAGQAKVKNTSKAMRGNFAVANVEPKSKLQEFRVSEDNLLDIGTELKAGHFAAGQLVDVTGTTVGKGFAGAMKRHGFGGLRATHGVSVSHRSHGSTGSRQDPGKVFKNKKMAGHMGQTRVTTQNLEVVSTDEDRGLILIKGAVPGSKGAWIIVRDAVKSAAK, from the coding sequence ATGCGTTCAGGTGTGATTGCACAGAAGGTGGGAATGACCCGCGTCTACAACGACGCCGGCGAGCATGTCCCGGTAACGGTACTGCGTTTGGATGGCTGCCAGGTCGTGGCCCAGCGCACCGTAGAAAAGAATGGCTATACCGCGCTTCAGCTTGGTGCTGGCCAGGCCAAGGTAAAGAACACGTCCAAGGCGATGCGCGGCAACTTTGCCGTCGCTAACGTTGAGCCGAAGTCAAAGCTCCAGGAATTCCGTGTTTCGGAAGACAACCTGCTCGATATCGGCACTGAGCTCAAGGCCGGCCACTTTGCTGCTGGCCAGCTCGTCGATGTCACCGGCACCACGGTCGGTAAGGGCTTTGCCGGCGCCATGAAGCGCCACGGTTTCGGCGGTCTGCGCGCCACGCACGGTGTGTCTGTTTCGCACCGCTCGCATGGTTCGACGGGTTCGCGCCAGGATCCGGGCAAGGTTTTCAAGAACAAGAAGATGGCTGGTCATATGGGCCAGACGCGCGTGACGACGCAGAACCTTGAAGTGGTTTCGACCGACGAAGATCGTGGTCTGATCCTGATCAAGGGTGCAGTACCCGGTTCCAAGGGTGCCTGGATCATCGTGCGCGACGCCGTCAAGTCGGCAGCGAAGTAA
- the rplD gene encoding 50S ribosomal protein L4, with protein MELNVKTLEGKDAGKVSLSDAIFGLEPREDILARVIRWQLAKKQQGTHQAKGRADVSRTGAKMYKQKGTGRARHHSARAPQFRGGGKAHGPVARSHEHDLPKKVRALGLRHALSAKIKADELIIIDDLVANEAKTKALAGVFASLGLTNALFIGGAELDGNFKLAAQNIPNVDVLPIQGINVYDIVRRGKLVLSKAAVEALEERFK; from the coding sequence ATGGAATTGAACGTCAAGACCCTCGAGGGCAAAGACGCTGGGAAGGTTTCCCTTTCTGATGCGATTTTCGGCCTTGAGCCCCGCGAAGACATTCTCGCCCGCGTCATCCGCTGGCAGCTTGCCAAGAAGCAGCAGGGCACCCATCAGGCAAAGGGCCGCGCGGACGTTTCCCGCACCGGCGCCAAGATGTACAAGCAGAAGGGTACGGGCCGCGCTCGTCACCATTCGGCTCGTGCTCCGCAGTTCCGCGGCGGTGGTAAGGCCCACGGCCCGGTCGCCCGCAGCCATGAACACGACCTTCCCAAGAAGGTTCGCGCGCTCGGCCTGCGTCATGCGCTGTCCGCCAAGATCAAGGCAGACGAACTGATCATCATCGATGATCTGGTCGCCAACGAAGCAAAGACGAAGGCTTTGGCCGGCGTATTCGCCTCGCTGGGCCTCACCAACGCCCTCTTCATCGGTGGCGCCGAGCTCGACGGTAACTTCAAGCTCGCTGCTCAGAACATCCCGAACGTCGATGTTCTGCCGATCCAGGGCATTAACGTTTACGACATCGTCCGCCGCGGCAAGCTCGTGCTTTCCAAGGCTGCCGTTGAAGCGCTAGAGGAGCGATTCAAGTGA
- a CDS encoding 50S ribosomal protein L23, whose product MTDLRHYDVIVSPAITEKSTLVSENNQVVFNVAKKATKPEIKAAVEALFGVKVTAVNTLLRKGKTRRFRGFVGKQQDVKKAVVTLAEGQTIDVSTGL is encoded by the coding sequence GTGACCGATCTTCGCCACTACGATGTGATCGTTTCTCCTGCGATCACCGAAAAGTCCACGCTGGTATCGGAAAACAACCAGGTTGTTTTCAATGTCGCCAAGAAGGCGACGAAGCCGGAAATCAAGGCTGCGGTCGAGGCGCTCTTCGGCGTCAAGGTCACGGCCGTCAACACCCTGTTGCGCAAGGGCAAGACCCGCCGGTTCCGCGGTTTTGTCGGCAAGCAGCAGGACGTGAAGAAGGCTGTCGTGACGTTGGCTGAAGGCCAGACGATCGACGTCTCCACCGGTCTCTGA
- the rplB gene encoding 50S ribosomal protein L2 → MALKTFNPTTPSQRQLVIVDRSGLYKGKPVKSLTEGLTKSGGRNNLGRITARFIGGGHKRTYRIIDFKRRKFDVEGTVERIEYDPNRTAYIALVSYADGEKAYIIAPQRLAAGDKVIASDKAVDVKPGNTMPLQYIPVGSIIHNVEMKPGKGGQIARSAGSYAQLVGRDQGMAILRLNSGEQRLVHGTCLASIGAVSNPDHANINDGKAGRTVWRGKRPHNRGVVMNPVDHPHGGGEGRTSGGRHPVSPWGKPTKGKRTRSNKSTDKMIMRSRHQRKK, encoded by the coding sequence ATGGCATTGAAAACATTCAATCCGACGACCCCGAGCCAGCGCCAGCTGGTCATCGTCGACCGTTCGGGCCTCTACAAGGGCAAGCCGGTCAAGTCGCTGACGGAAGGTCTCACCAAGAGCGGTGGTCGTAACAACCTCGGCCGCATCACGGCCCGCTTCATCGGCGGTGGTCACAAGCGTACGTATCGCATCATCGACTTCAAGCGTCGCAAGTTCGACGTCGAAGGGACGGTCGAGCGTATCGAATACGACCCGAACCGTACGGCTTACATCGCGCTCGTCAGCTATGCCGACGGCGAGAAGGCCTACATCATCGCTCCGCAGCGTCTTGCTGCCGGCGACAAGGTCATCGCTTCCGACAAGGCCGTAGACGTCAAGCCCGGCAACACGATGCCGCTGCAGTACATTCCGGTCGGCTCCATCATCCATAACGTGGAAATGAAGCCGGGCAAGGGCGGTCAGATTGCCCGCTCCGCCGGTTCCTACGCGCAGCTCGTCGGCCGCGACCAGGGCATGGCGATCCTTCGCCTGAACTCCGGCGAACAGCGCCTTGTGCACGGCACCTGCCTTGCTTCGATCGGTGCTGTGTCGAACCCTGACCATGCCAACATTAACGACGGCAAGGCCGGTCGTACCGTTTGGCGCGGGAAGCGTCCGCATAACCGCGGCGTCGTCATGAACCCGGTCGACCATCCGCACGGCGGTGGTGAAGGCCGCACCTCTGGTGGTCGTCACCCGGTTTCTCCGTGGGGCAAGCCGACCAAGGGCAAGCGCACCCGGTCGAACAAGTCGACCGACAAGATGATCATGCGCTCGCGTCATCAGCGTAAGAAGTAA
- the rpsS gene encoding 30S ribosomal protein S19 has protein sequence MARSVWKGPFVDGYLLKKAEKVREGGRAEVIKIWSRRSTILPQFVGLTFGVYNGSKHVPVSVNEDMVGHKFGEFSPTRTYYGHGADKKAKRK, from the coding sequence ATGGCTCGTTCAGTATGGAAAGGTCCGTTTGTTGACGGCTATCTTCTCAAGAAGGCTGAGAAGGTTCGTGAAGGCGGACGTGCAGAAGTAATCAAGATCTGGAGCCGTCGCTCCACGATCCTGCCGCAGTTCGTTGGTCTCACCTTCGGCGTCTACAACGGCAGCAAGCATGTTCCGGTCAGTGTCAATGAAGACATGGTCGGACACAAATTCGGTGAATTCTCTCCGACCCGTACCTATTACGGTCACGGCGCGGACAAGAAGGCAAAGAGGAAGTAA
- the rplV gene encoding 50S ribosomal protein L22, whose product MGKAKAERRLKDNEAQAVARTLRVSPQKLNLVAAAIRGKKVERALAELEFSRKRIAGAVKKTLESAIANAENNHDLDVDALVVAEAYVGKSIVMKRFHARGRGRASRIERPFAHLTIVVREVQAQEEAA is encoded by the coding sequence ATGGGTAAGGCTAAAGCCGAACGCCGGCTGAAGGACAACGAGGCGCAAGCAGTCGCCCGTACGCTCCGCGTCAGCCCACAGAAGCTCAACCTGGTTGCTGCGGCCATCCGCGGCAAGAAGGTCGAGCGTGCACTCGCTGAGCTGGAATTCTCCCGCAAGCGCATCGCAGGCGCCGTCAAGAAGACGCTCGAATCTGCGATCGCTAACGCCGAGAACAACCATGACCTCGACGTCGACGCTCTCGTCGTCGCCGAGGCCTATGTCGGCAAGTCGATTGTCATGAAGCGCTTCCACGCCCGCGGCCGCGGCCGCGCATCGCGCATCGAACGTCCGTTCGCTCACCTGACGATCGTCGTTCGTGAAGTGCAGGCACAAGAGGAGGCCGCATAA
- the rpsC gene encoding 30S ribosomal protein S3, producing the protein MGQKINPIGFRLGINRTWDSRWFADNAEYGQLLHEDLKMRKFVMSELKQAGISKVVIERPHKKCRVTIHSARPGLIIGRKGADIDKLRKKLSDMTNSETHLNIVEVRKPEIDATLVAQSIAQQLERRVAFRRAMKRAVQSAMRLGAEGIKITCAGRLGGAEIARTEWYREGRVPLHTLRADIDYGTAEAETAFGICGIKVWIFKGEILEHDPMASERRALEGDAQGPASRERDRGDRRRERDNA; encoded by the coding sequence ATGGGTCAGAAAATCAATCCGATTGGTTTCCGTCTTGGCATCAACCGTACCTGGGATAGCCGCTGGTTTGCGGACAATGCCGAGTACGGCCAGCTCCTGCACGAAGACCTGAAGATGCGTAAGTTCGTCATGAGCGAACTGAAGCAGGCCGGTATCTCCAAGGTGGTCATCGAGCGTCCGCACAAGAAGTGCCGCGTCACGATCCATTCGGCCCGTCCGGGCCTGATCATCGGCCGCAAGGGCGCCGACATCGACAAGCTCCGCAAGAAGCTGTCGGACATGACGAACTCCGAAACGCACCTCAACATCGTTGAAGTGCGCAAGCCGGAAATCGACGCGACGCTCGTCGCTCAGTCGATCGCCCAGCAGCTCGAGCGCCGCGTGGCTTTCCGCCGCGCCATGAAGCGCGCCGTTCAGTCCGCGATGCGTCTTGGCGCCGAAGGCATCAAGATCACCTGTGCAGGCCGTCTTGGCGGTGCAGAAATCGCTCGTACGGAATGGTACCGCGAAGGCCGCGTTCCGCTGCACACCCTGCGCGCTGACATCGACTACGGTACGGCTGAAGCCGAAACCGCATTCGGTATCTGCGGCATCAAGGTCTGGATCTTCAAGGGCGAAATCCTTGAGCACGATCCGATGGCTTCCGAACGTCGCGCGCTGGAAGGCGATGCGCAGGGTCCGGCAAGCCGCGAACGCGACCGTGGCGATCGTCGCCGCGAACGCGACAACGCGTAA
- the rplP gene encoding 50S ribosomal protein L16, with protein sequence MLQPKRTKYRKQFKGRIKGVAKGGSDLAFGEFGLKAQEPNRVNAREIEAARRAITRYMKRAGRVWIRVFPDVPVTAKPTEVRMGKGKGSVEYWACKVKPGRMMFEIDGVSEEIAREALRLGSAKLSVKTRFVQRIAE encoded by the coding sequence ATGTTGCAGCCAAAGCGTACTAAGTACCGCAAGCAGTTCAAGGGCCGCATCAAGGGCGTAGCCAAGGGCGGTTCTGATCTGGCCTTCGGCGAATTCGGCCTGAAGGCTCAGGAGCCGAACCGCGTTAACGCACGCGAGATCGAAGCGGCCCGCCGCGCGATCACGCGTTACATGAAGCGTGCCGGCCGTGTTTGGATCCGCGTGTTCCCGGACGTTCCGGTAACCGCAAAGCCCACCGAAGTCCGCATGGGTAAGGGTAAGGGTTCCGTGGAATACTGGGCATGCAAGGTCAAGCCCGGTCGTATGATGTTCGAGATCGACGGTGTCTCCGAGGAAATCGCGCGTGAAGCGCTTCGCCTCGGCTCGGCCAAGCTCTCGGTCAAGACGCGCTTCGTTCAGCGCATCGCAGAGTAA
- the rpmC gene encoding 50S ribosomal protein L29, with amino-acid sequence MKAEEVRGLTADQLKDKLADLKKEQFNLRFQKATGQLEKSSRINEVRKDIARVKTIARQKAAEAKA; translated from the coding sequence ATGAAAGCCGAAGAAGTACGCGGCCTCACGGCCGACCAGCTCAAGGACAAGCTTGCCGACCTGAAGAAGGAGCAGTTCAACCTGCGCTTCCAGAAGGCGACCGGCCAGCTTGAGAAGTCCTCGCGCATCAACGAAGTCCGCAAGGACATCGCCCGCGTCAAAACCATTGCCCGCCAGAAGGCGGCAGAAGCAAAGGCTTAA
- the rpsQ gene encoding 30S ribosomal protein S17 produces MPKRILQGVVVGDKNEKTVVVRVERRFAHPLLQKTVRRSKKYKAHDENNQYKIGDIVSIEECAPISKDKRWTVIAAQAK; encoded by the coding sequence ATGCCGAAGCGTATTCTGCAGGGCGTCGTGGTTGGTGACAAGAACGAGAAGACTGTCGTAGTTCGCGTTGAGCGTCGTTTCGCTCATCCGCTGCTCCAGAAGACCGTTCGTCGCTCCAAGAAGTACAAGGCCCACGACGAAAATAATCAGTACAAGATCGGCGATATCGTCTCCATCGAGGAGTGCGCGCCGATCTCCAAGGACAAGCGCTGGACGGTTATCGCCGCCCAGGCCAAGTAA
- the rplN gene encoding 50S ribosomal protein L14, with the protein MIQMQTNLDVADNSGARRVMCIKVLGGSKRKYASIGDVIVVSIKEAIPRGRVKKGDVMKAVVVRTAKDIRRPDGSVIRFDTNAAVLIDNKKEPIGTRIFGPVPRELRAKNHMKIISLAPEVL; encoded by the coding sequence ATGATTCAGATGCAAACAAACCTCGACGTCGCGGATAATTCCGGCGCCCGTCGTGTCATGTGCATCAAGGTGCTGGGCGGCTCGAAGCGTAAGTATGCCTCGATCGGCGACGTTATCGTCGTTTCGATCAAGGAAGCGATCCCGCGCGGCCGTGTGAAGAAGGGTGACGTGATGAAGGCGGTTGTCGTTCGCACCGCCAAGGACATCCGTCGTCCGGATGGCTCTGTCATCCGCTTCGACACCAACGCAGCAGTCCTCATCGACAACAAGAAAGAGCCGATCGGCACCCGTATCTTCGGACCGGTTCCGCGCGAATTGCGTGCGAAGAACCACATGAAGATCATCTCGCTGGCTCCCGAAGTACTGTAA
- the rplX gene encoding 50S ribosomal protein L24 — translation MQKIRKGDKVVMLAGKDKGRTGEVLQVLPKEDRAVVRGVNVVKRHQRQTQTQEAGIISKEASVHLSNVAIVDKDGKPTRVGFKVVDGKKVRVAKRSGEVIDG, via the coding sequence ATGCAGAAAATTCGTAAGGGCGACAAGGTCGTCATGCTCGCAGGCAAGGACAAGGGCCGTACTGGCGAAGTCCTTCAGGTCCTGCCGAAGGAAGATCGCGCCGTGGTTCGCGGCGTTAACGTCGTAAAGCGCCATCAGCGTCAGACGCAGACCCAGGAAGCCGGGATCATTTCCAAGGAAGCTTCGGTCCACCTGTCCAACGTCGCGATCGTCGACAAGGACGGCAAGCCGACCCGCGTCGGCTTCAAGGTTGTTGACGGCAAGAAGGTCCGCGTGGCCAAGCGTTCGGGAGAAGTGATCGATGGCTGA
- the rplE gene encoding 50S ribosomal protein L5, producing the protein MAEAKYEPRLKKEYVERIRKAMQEKFSYTNEMMIPKLDKIVINMGVGEATADSKKPTVAAADLAAIAGQKPVITRARNSIAGFKVRENMPIGAKVTLRGARMYEFLDRLVNIALPRVRDFRGLNSKSFDGRGNFAMGIKEHIVFPEINYDKVDQMWGMDIIVCTTATTDDEARALLTEFSFPFRQ; encoded by the coding sequence ATGGCTGAGGCAAAGTACGAGCCGCGGCTCAAGAAGGAATATGTCGAGCGGATCCGTAAGGCGATGCAGGAGAAGTTCTCCTACACCAACGAGATGATGATCCCGAAGCTCGACAAGATCGTTATCAACATGGGTGTGGGCGAAGCCACGGCTGACTCGAAGAAGCCGACTGTTGCTGCTGCCGACCTGGCTGCCATTGCTGGCCAGAAGCCGGTCATCACCCGTGCACGCAACTCTATCGCTGGCTTCAAGGTCCGCGAAAACATGCCGATCGGCGCGAAGGTCACCCTGCGCGGCGCCCGCATGTACGAGTTCCTGGATCGCCTGGTCAACATCGCGCTTCCGCGCGTTCGCGACTTCCGCGGCCTGAACTCGAAGAGCTTTGACGGCCGTGGCAACTTTGCCATGGGCATCAAGGAGCACATTGTGTTCCCTGAAATCAACTACGACAAGGTTGATCAGATGTGGGGCATGGACATCATCGTTTGCACGACGGCCACGACCGACGACGAAGCTCGCGCACTCCTCACGGAGTTCAGCTTCCCGTTCCGTCAGTAA
- the rpsN gene encoding 30S ribosomal protein S14, with product MAKTSAVEKNKRRRNTVANQAAKRAALKAIIMNQALPIEERFKASIKLASLPRDGSKTRIRNRCEVSGRPRAYYRKLRMSRIALRELGNLGKVPGIVKSSW from the coding sequence ATGGCGAAGACAAGCGCAGTTGAAAAGAACAAGCGCCGCCGTAATACGGTCGCAAACCAGGCCGCCAAGCGTGCTGCCCTGAAGGCGATCATCATGAACCAGGCTCTTCCGATCGAAGAGCGGTTCAAGGCCTCGATCAAGCTGGCATCCCTGCCGCGTGACGGATCGAAGACCCGCATTCGCAACCGTTGCGAAGTGTCCGGTCGTCCGCGCGCTTACTACCGTAAACTGCGTATGTCGCGTATCGCGCTGCGCGAACTGGGCAATCTCGGCAAGGTGCCGGGCATCGTCAAGTCGAGCTGGTAA